The following proteins are co-located in the Myroides profundi genome:
- a CDS encoding phosphoribosyltransferase family protein: MTKKIILTKEQIKFTTKRIAYQIYETYIDEDEIVIAGIANSGYTFAQKISEALQEISPIKVTLCEVRIDKQNPINPIETSLESTAYTDKSVVLVDDVLNSGATLIYAVKHFLDVPLKKLKTAVLVDRNHKKYPVKADFKGISLSTSLLEHIQVVFDGDEEYAYLS, translated from the coding sequence ATGACTAAAAAAATTATTTTAACTAAGGAGCAAATCAAGTTTACTACTAAACGTATAGCTTATCAGATCTATGAGACATATATAGATGAGGATGAAATAGTGATCGCTGGTATAGCGAATAGTGGATATACTTTTGCTCAAAAGATTAGTGAGGCGTTGCAAGAAATATCTCCTATAAAGGTAACCCTTTGTGAAGTGCGTATCGATAAGCAAAACCCTATTAATCCAATAGAGACTTCATTAGAGAGTACAGCGTATACAGATAAGAGTGTAGTGCTAGTAGATGATGTGTTAAATTCAGGGGCAACATTAATATATGCAGTAAAGCATTTCTTAGATGTACCATTAAAGAAATTAAAAACGGCGGTACTAGTAGACCGTAACCATAAAAAATATCCCGTTAAAGCAGACTTTAAAGGGATATCATTATCTACATCACTATTAGAGCATATTCAGGTTGTCTTTGATGGAGACGAAGAGTATGCTTATTTAAGCTAA
- a CDS encoding LptF/LptG family permease — protein MKILDWYILKRYLVTFFVLLLLFVPIGIIIDVSEKINKILANKVPLPAVLMYYLDFTIYFANMLFPILLFISIIWFTSKLANNTEIVAILSSGISFTRFLRPYIIGATFISIFALVMSVFIVPKASQGYNDFRYKYMKSAEVRESQNVYRQISPTEFIYVSNFNYNSKTGYNFSLEVFDGNKMTSKTTANRIVWNPETETYTLFGYFKREISETEDIFERAEEKEMKLDFDIDDLTPVVYAAETMQLGPLKRFIEKEQMRGSSNINVYLVVLYKKYSVPVSAFILTIIAVSVSSMKRRGGMGMNLAIGIALAFIYVFFDKIFGTLAEASSIPPLVAVWLPNVVFGILAIFLLRNARR, from the coding sequence ATGAAAATATTAGATTGGTATATACTCAAAAGATACTTAGTAACGTTCTTTGTGTTATTATTGCTTTTTGTGCCTATAGGAATCATAATTGATGTTTCTGAAAAAATAAACAAGATATTAGCAAATAAGGTTCCTTTGCCAGCAGTATTAATGTACTACCTGGACTTTACAATCTATTTTGCTAATATGTTGTTTCCTATATTGTTATTTATTTCCATTATCTGGTTTACTTCTAAGCTAGCTAATAATACAGAAATTGTAGCAATACTTAGTTCGGGAATTTCCTTTACTCGTTTTTTACGTCCATATATTATTGGGGCTACTTTCATTTCTATATTTGCTTTAGTAATGTCTGTTTTTATTGTGCCTAAAGCTAGTCAAGGGTATAATGATTTCCGTTATAAGTATATGAAAAGTGCTGAGGTAAGGGAGAGTCAGAATGTGTATAGACAGATTAGCCCAACAGAGTTTATTTATGTAAGTAACTTCAACTACAATAGTAAAACAGGTTATAACTTTTCATTAGAAGTATTTGATGGAAATAAAATGACTTCAAAAACGACAGCTAATCGTATAGTTTGGAATCCTGAAACCGAAACGTATACTTTATTTGGTTATTTCAAAAGAGAAATAAGTGAAACTGAAGATATATTCGAAAGAGCTGAAGAAAAAGAAATGAAGCTTGACTTCGATATAGATGATCTTACCCCTGTGGTGTATGCTGCAGAAACGATGCAATTAGGTCCTCTAAAGCGTTTTATAGAAAAAGAACAAATGAGAGGTTCTTCTAATATCAATGTCTATTTAGTAGTATTATATAAGAAATATAGCGTGCCTGTATCGGCGTTTATTTTAACCATTATTGCTGTATCTGTTTCTTCAATGAAACGAAGAGGAGGGATGGGAATGAACTTAGCCATAGGGATTGCTTTAGCATTTATCTATGTCTTCTTTGATAAGATATTTGGTACATTGGCAGAAGCGTCTAGTATACCACCTTTAGTGGCGGTATGGCTACCTAATGTTGTTTTTGGTATTTTAGCAATATTCTTACTTCGAAATGCTCGCAGATAA
- a CDS encoding iron ABC transporter permease translates to MSKKVGIIGLITVLLLLFVLNISMGSIHIPFGKVVSVLLGETEVKETWRYIILNYRLPKAIVAVLVGVALSISGLLMQTLFRNPMAESYVLGISSGASLGVAILILGASLLPVTIVSIFTSTYGIAIVSILGSLGLLFLVLLVSNSVRNTVTVLIVGLMFGSFANAIVGILTYFSSAEQLKRFAFWSLGSLGNLSWESITLFAIVVGIGVLGSMLLIRALDAMLLGDNYASSMGINVKKARNMIILVTSLLAGISTALVGPIAFIGLAVPHIARLLLKVSSHRYLIITTALLGGVLMLICDMLTQIKGEQFLLPINAVTSIFGAPIVIWLILRRKVQ, encoded by the coding sequence ATGAGTAAAAAAGTAGGAATCATAGGCTTGATCACAGTCTTATTACTTCTGTTTGTTCTCAATATATCGATGGGAAGTATACATATTCCATTTGGTAAAGTAGTAAGTGTATTACTAGGAGAAACAGAAGTAAAAGAGACTTGGCGTTATATTATACTTAACTATCGATTACCTAAAGCTATTGTCGCTGTTCTAGTAGGAGTAGCTCTTTCTATAAGTGGGTTGCTTATGCAGACGCTGTTTCGGAACCCTATGGCAGAAAGTTATGTGTTAGGAATAAGTTCTGGAGCGAGTTTAGGTGTTGCTATCCTAATATTAGGAGCATCTCTTTTACCAGTAACTATTGTTTCTATTTTTACTTCCACTTATGGTATAGCTATTGTATCTATCTTAGGGAGTTTAGGATTGCTTTTTTTAGTGTTATTAGTTTCTAATTCTGTCCGAAACACAGTTACTGTTCTTATTGTAGGATTGATGTTTGGTAGTTTTGCTAATGCGATAGTTGGTATATTGACCTATTTTAGTTCTGCAGAGCAGTTAAAGCGTTTTGCTTTTTGGTCATTGGGAAGTTTAGGTAATTTGAGTTGGGAAAGTATTACTCTTTTTGCTATTGTTGTTGGAATAGGAGTATTAGGAAGTATGTTACTTATTAGAGCTTTAGACGCAATGTTATTGGGTGATAATTACGCATCTTCTATGGGGATTAATGTTAAGAAGGCGCGTAATATGATTATTTTGGTCACTAGTCTTCTTGCAGGGATTTCGACTGCATTAGTAGGTCCTATTGCTTTTATTGGATTAGCAGTGCCTCATATAGCAAGGTTATTGTTGAAAGTGAGTAGTCATCGCTATTTGATTATTACTACAGCTTTATTAGGAGGAGTCTTAATGTTGATATGTGATATGCTTACCCAAATAAAAGGAGAACAATTCTTATTACCAATTAATGCTGTTACCTCTATATTCGGTGCTCCTATTGTAATATGGCTTATTTTAAGACGAAAAGTACAGTAA
- the tgt gene encoding tRNA guanosine(34) transglycosylase Tgt: MKFDLLHTDVNSRARAGKITLDHGVIETPIFMPVGTVASVKGVHQRELSEEINPDIILGNTYHLYLRPKMEILKQAGGLHKFMNWDRNILTDSGGFQVYSLSSNRKIKEEGVKFKSHIDGSYHFFSPESVMEIQRTIGADIIMAFDECTPYPCDYRYAKRSMHRTHRWLDRCVDHLAKVPEMYGYSQTLFPIVQGSTFKDLREQSAEYIANIGAEGNAIGGLSVGEPAEEMYAMTELVTNILPQDKPRYLMGVGTPINILENIALGVDMFDCVMPTRNARNGMLFTAHGSMNMKNKKWEDDFSPIDENGYTWVDTAYSKAYLRHLFAANESLGKQIATIHNLGFYLWLVREARRQILAGTFTEWKNKMVKQMDNRL; this comes from the coding sequence ATGAAGTTCGATTTATTACATACAGACGTAAATTCTCGTGCACGTGCTGGGAAGATTACGCTTGATCACGGTGTTATTGAGACACCTATTTTTATGCCAGTTGGAACTGTAGCTTCTGTTAAAGGGGTTCACCAACGTGAATTATCAGAAGAGATTAATCCTGATATTATTTTAGGTAATACTTATCACCTTTATTTAAGACCTAAAATGGAGATCCTTAAGCAGGCAGGAGGGTTACATAAGTTTATGAACTGGGATCGTAATATCTTAACAGATAGTGGGGGATTCCAAGTATATTCATTGTCATCTAATAGAAAGATTAAGGAAGAAGGAGTGAAGTTTAAGTCTCATATTGATGGTTCTTATCACTTCTTTTCACCAGAGAGCGTAATGGAGATTCAACGTACTATCGGAGCGGATATCATTATGGCTTTTGACGAATGTACTCCTTACCCATGTGACTATAGATACGCTAAGAGATCTATGCATCGTACGCATAGATGGTTAGATAGATGTGTAGACCATCTAGCTAAGGTGCCTGAGATGTATGGATATTCTCAAACGTTATTCCCAATTGTACAAGGAAGTACTTTTAAGGATTTGCGTGAACAATCAGCTGAATATATTGCTAATATCGGAGCAGAAGGTAATGCTATTGGTGGATTATCAGTAGGTGAGCCAGCAGAAGAAATGTATGCAATGACAGAGCTAGTAACAAATATTCTGCCACAAGACAAACCTCGTTATTTAATGGGAGTAGGTACTCCAATTAATATCTTAGAGAATATTGCTTTAGGAGTAGATATGTTTGACTGTGTAATGCCTACACGTAATGCTCGTAATGGTATGTTATTCACAGCTCATGGATCTATGAATATGAAGAATAAGAAATGGGAAGATGATTTCTCTCCTATCGATGAGAATGGATATACATGGGTAGATACAGCTTATTCAAAAGCTTATTTACGTCACTTGTTTGCAGCTAATGAGTCATTAGGTAAACAAATCGCAACGATACACAACTTAGGATTCTATTTATGGTTAGTACGTGAAGCTCGTCGTCAGATTTTAGCAGGTACTTTTACAGAGTGGAAAAATAAGATGGTGAAACAAATGGATAACCGTTTATAA
- a CDS encoding RNA-binding S4 domain-containing protein, whose translation MRIDKYLWCIRYYKTRNIATEACKKGHITVNGQAAKASREVFPTDKITLRKDQITYKLTVLDIPANRVGAKLVDIYRKDETPAEAFEHLELLKLSKDYYRAKGTGRPTKKDRRDIDDFHDYEDDDIIEGEENVGRENSFKDSEENV comes from the coding sequence ATGCGAATTGATAAATATTTATGGTGTATTAGATACTATAAAACTAGAAATATAGCAACGGAAGCTTGTAAAAAGGGGCATATCACGGTGAATGGACAAGCGGCTAAAGCCTCTAGAGAAGTATTCCCTACGGATAAAATCACATTGAGAAAAGATCAAATAACTTATAAACTTACAGTATTAGATATACCTGCTAATAGAGTAGGAGCTAAACTAGTAGATATTTATCGCAAGGATGAGACTCCTGCAGAGGCATTTGAGCACTTAGAGTTGTTAAAGTTATCCAAGGATTATTATAGAGCTAAAGGAACTGGACGTCCGACTAAAAAGGATAGAAGAGATATAGATGATTTTCACGACTATGAAGACGATGATATTATAGAAGGAGAAGAGAATGTAGGAAGAGAGAATTCTTTTAAAGATAGTGAAGAGAATGTTTGA
- a CDS encoding shikimate kinase has protein sequence MKKIILLGYMGSGKSTIGKILAEQLELNFIDLDNEIEKKHQMSISTLFETKGEIYFRKQEHLLLHEIIDTQDNFILSLGGGTPCYANNHLTLQREDISSFYLKGSIKTLADRLEKEKEHRPLLNQNSDDTLEIFIAKHLFDRSYFYHQAKTIISIDDKTPEQVTQDILKHIN, from the coding sequence ATGAAAAAAATTATTCTTTTAGGCTATATGGGCTCTGGTAAATCAACTATTGGTAAAATACTAGCAGAACAACTAGAACTAAACTTTATAGATTTAGACAACGAAATAGAGAAAAAACATCAAATGTCGATTTCAACCCTGTTTGAAACGAAAGGAGAAATCTATTTTAGGAAGCAAGAACACCTATTATTACATGAAATAATAGATACTCAAGATAACTTTATTCTTAGCTTAGGTGGAGGAACACCATGCTATGCTAATAATCATTTAACTCTACAGAGAGAGGATATCTCATCATTCTATTTAAAAGGTTCTATTAAAACACTAGCAGATCGTCTAGAAAAAGAAAAAGAGCATCGCCCTCTTCTTAATCAGAATTCAGACGATACTCTTGAAATTTTCATTGCTAAGCATTTATTTGATCGTAGTTATTTCTACCATCAAGCTAAAACTATTATATCTATAGATGATAAAACTCCTGAGCAAGTAACTCAAGACATCCTTAAGCATATTAATTAG
- a CDS encoding DUF4252 domain-containing protein: protein MKNTVKAIFIFLFTLSTINTFAQDEFQAFEKNKQVNAVVVNQKMFEMMANVKVEPTSQEEKAYLNLIKKLTSLRVFNTASASLKEEMKAAVSKHVSSASLKEFSSNKDNGGNITIYINQNGSANNISNLLLFNENSKENIVMILTGQFSLNEISSLTSKMNLPIGDSLNKIK, encoded by the coding sequence ATGAAAAATACAGTAAAAGCAATATTTATCTTTTTATTTACCTTGAGCACTATCAATACATTTGCTCAAGATGAATTTCAAGCATTCGAAAAGAACAAACAAGTAAATGCTGTAGTTGTAAATCAAAAGATGTTCGAAATGATGGCCAATGTAAAGGTAGAACCTACAAGCCAAGAAGAAAAAGCATATTTAAATCTAATCAAAAAATTAACTTCGTTAAGAGTATTTAATACAGCTTCGGCTTCTTTAAAAGAAGAAATGAAAGCAGCAGTATCTAAGCATGTTTCTTCTGCTTCTTTAAAAGAGTTCTCTAGCAATAAAGATAATGGTGGTAATATCACGATATATATCAATCAAAATGGGTCTGCTAACAACATAAGCAACCTACTTCTTTTCAACGAAAACAGTAAAGAGAATATAGTAATGATCTTGACAGGACAGTTCTCACTAAATGAGATATCGTCTTTAACATCTAAAATGAATTTACCGATTGGAGATTCATTAAACAAAATAAAGTAA
- a CDS encoding SAM-dependent methyltransferase yields MFDKEFWEKKYVSNEAQWNAGSITTPIQEYIDQLTKKDLAILVPGIGHGHELMYLYENDFTNIRGLDFTIVGALEAYGLMNNFPYGDVILEDFFEHEGQYDLIIEQTFFCSLPIDKRNDYVDKMYDLLKPGGKLVGLLFDCYFNQDTPPFGGNKQEYLDLFSNKFEINVLETAHNSIKPRAGRELFFIINKQHD; encoded by the coding sequence ATGTTTGATAAAGAGTTTTGGGAAAAAAAGTATGTCAGTAATGAGGCTCAATGGAATGCAGGAAGCATCACTACGCCTATTCAGGAATATATAGATCAATTGACAAAGAAAGATTTAGCTATTTTAGTACCAGGTATAGGCCATGGGCATGAGTTGATGTATTTATATGAAAATGATTTTACTAATATTAGAGGATTAGACTTTACTATTGTAGGAGCATTAGAAGCTTATGGCTTGATGAATAACTTTCCTTATGGAGATGTGATTTTAGAAGATTTCTTTGAACATGAGGGACAATATGATCTTATTATAGAACAAACGTTCTTCTGTTCGTTGCCTATCGATAAAAGAAATGATTATGTAGATAAGATGTATGATTTATTAAAACCAGGAGGAAAGCTAGTAGGTCTATTATTTGATTGTTATTTTAATCAAGATACCCCTCCTTTCGGTGGAAATAAGCAAGAGTACTTAGATTTGTTTAGTAACAAGTTTGAGATTAATGTATTAGAAACAGCACATAACTCAATTAAGCCTAGAGCGGGTAGAGAGTTATTTTTTATAATTAATAAACAACATGACTAA
- a CDS encoding ABC transporter substrate-binding protein: MKNWKIYSLFFLVTTVFISCKKESNTDTSSDAKVNAIEYAQGFSIEAHEQYSIVNVKQAWVGADKSFKYVLYKGDKQDIPDSLKALPSIKVPVQSIVVTSTTHLPSLVVLEEEKSLKGFPGLNYVSSPSIRKLINDNEIKEVGQNEQLNTELLLDLNPSVIIAFAMDGSNQALQLIEKSGIPIVYNGDWVEQTPLGKAEWIKLFGALYGKEKEAKTFFDKIVQDYKDAQALVKDAKNNPTVMSGAMYQDVWYTPQGQSWMAIYFKDAKSDYLWKETEGTGSLSLSLEVVLDKAIDASFWINPAQYETLQQLVDANPHYAKFNAFKNKNVYSFSPRKGETGGSLFYELGPTRPDLVLKDLIYILHPEISIPNYQPVFFEQLK, translated from the coding sequence ATGAAAAACTGGAAGATTTATTCTTTATTCTTTTTAGTAACTACTGTATTTATATCTTGTAAGAAAGAGAGTAACACTGATACTAGTTCTGACGCTAAGGTAAATGCTATAGAGTATGCACAAGGATTTAGTATAGAAGCACATGAGCAATATTCTATTGTAAATGTAAAGCAAGCTTGGGTTGGAGCAGATAAAAGCTTTAAATATGTGTTATATAAGGGAGATAAACAGGATATACCTGATTCGTTAAAAGCACTTCCTAGTATAAAAGTACCCGTACAGTCTATCGTAGTTACTTCTACTACTCACCTTCCTTCATTAGTGGTGTTAGAAGAAGAAAAGTCATTGAAAGGTTTTCCAGGGTTAAATTATGTATCATCTCCTTCAATTAGAAAGTTAATAAATGATAATGAGATTAAAGAAGTTGGACAAAATGAACAATTAAATACTGAGTTGCTTTTAGATTTGAATCCTTCAGTTATTATAGCATTCGCTATGGACGGTTCTAATCAAGCTTTACAATTAATAGAAAAGAGTGGGATACCTATAGTGTATAATGGTGATTGGGTAGAACAGACACCTTTAGGTAAAGCGGAGTGGATAAAATTATTTGGAGCTTTATATGGTAAAGAAAAAGAAGCGAAGACCTTTTTTGATAAAATAGTTCAAGATTATAAGGATGCACAAGCTTTAGTAAAAGATGCTAAAAATAATCCGACTGTGATGAGTGGTGCTATGTATCAAGATGTATGGTATACCCCTCAAGGACAAAGCTGGATGGCTATATACTTTAAAGATGCTAAGTCAGATTATCTATGGAAAGAAACGGAAGGTACAGGGAGTTTATCTCTTTCGTTAGAGGTAGTGCTTGATAAAGCTATAGATGCATCTTTCTGGATTAACCCAGCTCAATATGAAACTCTTCAGCAATTAGTAGATGCTAACCCACACTATGCTAAGTTTAATGCTTTTAAGAATAAGAATGTATATTCATTCTCTCCAAGAAAAGGAGAGACAGGAGGAAGCTTATTCTATGAATTAGGGCCAACACGTCCTGATTTAGTATTAAAAGATTTGATCTATATTTTACACCCAGAGATATCTATACCTAATTACCAACCTGTTTTCTTTGAGCAATTAAAGTAA